The Oceanicaulis alexandrii DSM 11625 DNA segment GTCATTTGCCACTGGGCGTCAGGCGGGAAGAAATTGCGATAGGTGGTCCGCGCATGGTCGGGCGCCGTCAGGCATGAACCGCCTCGCAAGACGAACTGGCCGCACATGAATTTGCCATTGTACTCGCCGATGGCGCCTGCTGCGGGCGCAAAACCGGGATAGGCGCTATAGGCGGACCGGGTCCATTCCCAGACTTCGCCGAACAGGGCTTGCAAATCTGTGGCGGATGTCTGCGGCTGGGGGTGAAGCAAGCCGTCAGCGCTCGCCCACCGCACTGTCTGAACGGCAAGCCCTTGCGCAGCCTGTTCCCATTCGCGCTCTTCAGGCAGACGGGCGCCGGCCCAGCTGGCGAAAGCGCTCGCCTCGAAATAGTCGAGATGGCTGACGGGCGCGTCAGGGTGCAAGGCCTGCTCGCCGTGCAGGGTGAATTCGGCCCATCGACCGTCCCGACGGCGCCAGTAAAAGGGCTGAGTGCGCCCTTCATCCTGCATCCGCGCCCAGCCCTCCGAGAGCCAGAATTCCGGCCTCCCATAGCCCTCATCCTCTATGAAGGCGAGATACTCGGCATTGCTGACCGGACGGCTCGCCAAGGCGAAGGGATCCAGCCACGCCTTGTGCCGCGGGCCTTCATTGTCAAAAGCGAAGGCCTCGCCTTCATGCCCGAACTCCGCGAGCCCGCCCTCAAAGGTCAGCCAGACCGGGTCCGGGCGCGTGGCGATCAGATCCGGCGCAGTGTCCAGCGTCCGGGCATAGGCGGCCTCGGGAAAGCTGTTGCGTGACAGCACATGCTTGATGTCTGTGAGGAAGAGTTCCTGATGCTGTTCTTCATGCGCGAAGCCGGTCTCAATCACGGTGCGATAGGTTTCAATCGCTTCAGCGCTCGCCTGGTCAAACCAGCCATTCACGGCGCGGTCCACATGGGTGCGATAGGCCAGAACCTCTTCAAGACCTGGCCGGGTCAGAAAGCCCCGCTCCGGGCGCGCATGGCGTTCGCCAATCGCTTCATAATAAGAATTGAACAGATAGTTGAATCGCCGATCAAAAGGCTGATAGCCCGGTAGCGCCTCTGACAGCAGAAACGTCTCCCAGAACCAGGTCACATGAGCGAGGTGCCATTTGCCGGGCGAAACGTCCGGCATGGTCTGGACACACAGATCTTCCGCAGAAAAAGCCGCAGAGAGGGCCTCGGTCTGAGAGCGAACAGCGTTATAGCGGTCTCTCAGAGCACTAAAGGCGACTGCATTCATGTCTTTAGCCATCTTAATCTCCGCCGTTGATAATGATTCACTAACCAAGATTCAGTCAATTTGATGCTTATGATTCGTTCGGTCAGGCCGATTTAGCATGAGGGGCAAATGCTGCGTTCGACCTCAGACCCCGTGATCGCGTCTGCAAACCCGCCTGACAGGGCGGGCCGTAAAGCGCTTGCTTTGACCGATCTTTGCATGCTTCGGCCTTTGCCTGAACCGGTCCTTGAAGAGATCGACCGTCACCTCACGAGCTTTTTACAAGCGGCCGAAGCCCGGGTGCGCGCACAGGCGGCGCTGAAACTCTCTCAGTGCGACTGGGCGCCGCTGGAAACCATCCGCGTTCTGGCGTTTGACGCCTATGCTGTTTCTGCGCCCGTACTGCTGCACTCGGAATGCCTTAAAGAGCAGGACCTTCTGGCGCTGGCGGGATTGGGGGCCGAGCAAAGGAGCGCCCTCGCAAAACGACGTGTGATCAGTGACAAGCTGGCGGAACGTATCAGCCAGTATCGCGAACGCGGCTGTCTGGCTCTGCTTTTCGCAAACCTTGGCGCTCAGCTGACCGCAACCTGCGCGGAACAGACTGCTGACATCATCAAGGCGGACGCCATGTTGCAGAGCGCTTTGTCGAGACGGGGTTCGCTCGAGCTTGATTTCGCGCAAGCGCTCTATGAAGCTGCGGGCGAAGCCGTGAGCGCCCTATTGAAAGAGGTTTGTCCCGAAGCCCTGGACCATCTGGGCGAATACGGCACGGCGGATGATGAGGACAAACTTGACGATCTCGGCGCCAGCCTGACTGACGAACTGCGCAAAATTGACGCGCTGAACGCCGCAGATGTCCTGCGCGCTACACAGAACGGTCGCGCAGATATTTCCGACCACGCCGTTGCGCGCCTGACCGGCCTGGAGCCTGCGGACTGGCGGCAAGCGCTGCGGCGCTCTCCGGTGCGCGTATCAATTCTCGCGGCGCGCGCCATGGCGATGAATATTGATCACGCTCATCTGTTCTTTGAAGCTCTGTGCGAGCAGGGCCGCGCGCACCCTTTACCTCTGGACGCCGCCAAGAGGGCTGTGGGAGAATTGTACCAGCAATACTCCAGAGACGCCGCACGTCAGGCCTTGCACCGGATGAGCGCAGACGGTTCAATCCACTAAGCCCCTCTTTTCCCGAAGCGCCTTTACGGCGAGCTGACAGGAGCCGTTATGCGCCTGGCCTACCACGCCTCTGATCGTGACGACGCCCAAGCGGCCAAGGCCGAACTGATCAACCGCTATGGCGAAAGCGAGCTTCTGGACGCAGACGTTTTGATCGCCCTGGGCGGCGACGGCGTCATGCTGGATGCGCTGCATTCCGTCATGGGACGCAAGATCCCGGTGTTCGGCATGAATTTCGGGTCGGTCGGCTTTCTGATGAACGAGCCATGCGTTGAGGACCTGATCGCACGCCTTGAGCAGGCCGAACGCGCAGAGATTCATCCCCTGCGGGCCATTGTCCGTGACACCCAGGGCCAGACCTTCGAAGCCTTGGCGATCAACGAGGTCTCCTTGTTGCGCGAGACCCGGCAGACCGCCAAGATCCGCGTCAGCATTGACGGCAAAACGCGGCTTGAAGAACTGGCGGCGGACGGCGTTCTGGTGGCCACCCCCGCAGGATCCACGGCGTATAACTTCTCCGCTCACGGTCCGATCCTGCCGCTGGATGCGACCTTGCTGGCGCTGACGCCAATCAGCGCTTTCCGCCCCCGGCGTTGGCGTGGCGCGTTGCTGCGGCAGTCTTCAATGGTTCGCTTTGACGTACTGGAGCCGCGCAAGCGCCCGGTGGCCGTGGTCGCAGACAACAAGGAATTTCGTGACGCCGAGACTGTCACCATCTGCCAGGCGCCCGGACACACCCTGACCATGCTGTTTGACAAGGGTCGGGCGTTGGATGAGCGCATCCTGCTGGAGCAATTCGCCACCTAACCTTTTGGCTTACCCGGCATTAAAGTCTGACTGGTAGCAAAAGGGATACGCTGGCAGGGAGCCCGGTTTGAAACCGAAGGACGCCTATCTCGCACTGGACCGCATGACCGTGGCGATTGTCGATGACAACGCCGCCATGCGCGGGATTCTGCGCACCATTCTGAACGCCATGGGCGCGCCGAGAATTTATGAAGCGGGCGATGTGCGGGCGGCCATGGACATACTGCAGCACGAGCATGTGGATTTGCTGATTTGCGATTGGAAAATGAAACCCGTGGACGGCATCGCACTGGTGCGCTGGGTGCGCGATCCGCGCAAGAGCCCCTGCCCCACGCTGCCGATCATGATGCTCACCTGTTATGCGGAAGCCGAGCGCGTCAAAGTCGCCCGCGACGCCGGTGTCACTGAATTCATGGTGAAACCGTTCAGCCCGGAAAGCATTTACCAACACATTTCGGCGATATTCAGAAAACCGCGGCGGTTTGTCGACTCTGACAGCTTTTTTGGACCCGACAGGCGCCGTAAGATAGACTCGCACATCGATGCTGAACGTCGCGGTGCGTAGGGTCACGACGAAGACATGGGAAGCGGAGCCTTCTAAGCATGGCAAAACCTGATAAGTCGGTTGAGATCATCAATCCGCCGAACATGCTCAAGGCCAAGGTCGGCGGAAAACTTCCTCCTGCAGACCAGGCTGCGATTGAGCGCGCTGAGATGGCTCTGGGACAGATCAAACACCAGTTCCAGGACTGGCTGGCTGAAGAAGTCACCAAGATGGAAGCCCTGATCGAGTCTGTCAGTCAGGATGGCCTGCTGGGTGAAAGCGGTGAAATGCTGTTCACGTCCGCCCATGATTTGCGCGGGCTTGGCTCCACTTACGAGTTTCCGATCATCTCGCGCATTTCAGGATCGCTCGCGAAACTGATCGAGACCAAGGAACGTCGCTCGATCGCGCCGCTGGCCTTGGTTCGCGCGCACGCCAGTTCGATCCGCGCCGCGCTGATCCAGAATATCCGCACGGAAGACGATCCGGTTGGCCGTCAGCTTGCCGAAGAGCTGGAAACCCAGGTCATCGCACTGGTCGGCGCGGACTGATCCCCGCCGACCTCGCGATTTTTCAATTCAACAAGACGTTTTGCCCGCCCGCACCTAGCTGGCGGCGGACAAGCGCATCTGGCCCAGCTCCGCTTCATCAGCGTCGAGACGGTCCAGGATGTAATCCAGTTCAGCCTGCGGCACGCCCTGGAACTGGGTCAGAATGCGTTCGGCCAGAAGACGACGGAAGCGGACAATGTCCGGTGTTCCGTTCGGGCCAATCTCCAGCGAATGCCAGGCTGAAACCGCAGAACGCGCCACTGGCAAAATACGCTCGGGCATGCCGGCGCGTTTAAACAGAGTCTCAAGCCCCAAAGAACCCGCGTCATGGACCAGCAGCCAGGCTTTTTCATGAGTCACACCGGCCATCTCGGCCATGCAATGCTCAAAAAAGCTCATATGGCCGCGGAATAGCGAGCGCAGGATCAAGGACGGCGTCAGGCGTCCGTTCAGTTGCAATTGCTGCACGAAGCGGCGCGGCTCATCAGACAGCCCCGCCTGCTCCACAAGATCGACCGTCGCGCGCTCACGCGCGCCTTCGGCCAGCTCAACAGCCAGCTGGGCGGGAAGCGCATGCCGGTTTACGAGAGTCTGCATGGCGCTGTCAGAAATATGCGCGATCAGCTTCTCAGTGATGGTGATCGGCAGGCTGTCACGCAGGACGAACTGGTCCAGCACATCCGCATCACCGTCAAACCGGTTGAGCGCGGACGCATAGCCGCGATCATCAAACCGGGCGCCGTTATTGGAGGCCAGAATTTTCACCGCTTCGCGGTCACCGACTTCGACGATCTCATGCACGACGATTTCAGAGACTTCAGACCGGGCCGCAACCGCCGCTTGCCGCCGCGAGGGCGACGTCCGCACGATCTCCACCAGATCTTCATCGCTGAGCACGGGCGATCCTGCGATCACCGGCATGGCGATAGAGTCGATGTCCTGAGCCAGTTTGCGCGCCACATCAGGCGGCAGGTGCGAAGAGCGCTGCAAGGTGACCGAAAGCGAACGGCGCACCAGCTCGGCGGCGTCATCAGCGAGAAGCCGGACGACTTCCGAGCCGATCTTTCGTTCGTCATCGCTAAGGTCCACAGACGCGAAGCGGGCGCAGAATTTGCGCGCAGCCAGCGCGCGGCCTTCTGCATCAGTGGCGTCTGACAAGCGCTGAATATCGTCGCGGGTCAGGCGGGCGCGAAGGGTCTGAACAGTCATGGCAATACGAGCCTCATACTTGGTCTGTTCGCGCCTCTAGGGTCTCAACAAGAAGTTAATGACCTGTTGCGCGAATTATCGCCGATTTATCTTTCGGAAGACGAGCGCTCCGGAGCGCGCAGAGATGCGAGCAGTTCAACCACTGCCGGGGTCAACACACCGTCGCCCACACGGGCCGAGCCGTAAGCGCCCTGCGCATAGCGCGCCCAGGACGCCGCCATTGCGGTCACAGGCGATGAGGCATCCGTGACAGAGGCCACTTCACGGGTCAGCGTGACCGCCTCGCCAGTCAGCTTCTCCATCAGCTCACTGGCTTTGAGCGGGCGCCCGTTGTCATAAAAGACTGGCCGGTTGGCCGCGGCGGCGTTGGGAAACAACTGATCCGCGCGCTGGTTGGGATTGGCTTCAACCCCTTCGATCAGCCGCACCGCCCCGCCTGCGCCCAGAAAATGGGCCGCATAAAGCTCACCGCTGGTGGGTTTGCGCCCGATGGCGGTCTCGATCCGGTTCGCATTCTCCGCCGCCAGCTCTCCGGCCATGACGGACGCAGCTTGCGGATCAAGGCGCAGATTAAGCACCGCCTCACGCTGGGCCGGATCAGACACGCGAAAGCGCCCGTCCGTATTCTGCTCGATCGACGCCGCCGCATCCCCAAGGCCATGCTCGGCGCCATAGCGCGACACCATTGCGAACCAGGTCTGTTCGATGAACTGGAACATGCCCGCGGCACTGGAGGTGGTCGCCCGCGCATTGGCGTCAAAGTTGCTCTCGCGCGCCGCGGTGCGCATCAGAAAGTCAAAGTCTGCGCCCGTGCTCTGCGCCGCTCGCGCGATCAGGCTCGAGGGCGACAGCGCATTTGCGCCGGAATTGCTGATTGGATCGGACATGGCTGACACCGCGAATCGTTACTCATCCAGAGTGCCTGCGATGTGGTAAACATTCGTTAAGCCTTCAGCCCCGACCGCCCAGGCGAGAAAAAATCTGCACCATCGCTTCGCGAGGACGCGCCTAACGCCTGCACTACCAGCTCCGCCATGCCGGGCGCCGTCAGAACCCCGTTCCGGTACGCGCCCAGAGCCAGGTAAAGCCCTGGCCTGGCCTCGCCCACGATGGGCATGGCGTCAGACGAGCAGGGTCGCAACCCGGCCCAGCTTTCCACCACCATGTGGCCTTGCAGCGCTGGAATCGCAGCCTGCGCCGCCTTTGTCAGGCGCTCCAGCGTGTCAGGGTCCGTACCGAGCCCCGCCTGACCCGGTTCAGAGCTGGCGCCGGCGATCAGGCGCCCGCCGGATTTGGCGGCCAGATAGATCGACAAACCGCGCACCACACGCTGGGGAACCTGCAGATCCGTGGCGTCAAAGCGGATCATCTGACCTTTCACAGGCTTGATCTGCGCAAAGCTCGGCATATCAGCAAAGCGCTCCGCCCCAGTCGCCAGAACCACGGCGTCTGCAGCAAGGCGCTCACCCTCCTCCAGGACGACGCCGCTGACCCGGCCGGCGGTCATGTCCAGACCCGTCACGCGGCGCCCTTCCGCAATGTCGCCGCCCCTGGCGCGAATGGCGTCTGACAAGACGCTGCCGAGCGCCCGGTTGTCGAGTTGCGCGTCGCTGGGAAAAAGCAGAGCGCCGCGCGCCCGCGCCAGGGCCGGTTCAAGCCCGGTGAGCGCCTCGCCGCTGATCCGGTCCGCCGTCACACCGAAACGCTTGGCCAAAGCCTCGGCTTGATCGAGGCGCGCCTCATCAGCCTGGCTGAACGCCGGCGTCACGGCGCCTTGTGGATCATAGCCCAGCGCGACCGCGCTAGCGGCTTGCAGCCTGGGCGCCCAATCCCGCCAAAGCTGGAGCGACTGGCTGAGAAGCCCGGCGTAAGGATCAGCGAGCGGATGGTCGGAATCCAGCTCGAAACAGGTCTCAAATCCCGCCGCCAGCATGCCTCCAGACGCCCAGAGCGCGCCCTGACCCGCCTTGCCGGCCTCAAGAACCGTGACTCGCACGCCCTTTTCGCAAAGCGCCCAGGCGCTCGCCAGACCCATCGCGCCACCACCGACGATGACAATGCGTTCGGGCAGGTTTTCAGGTAAACTGCGAGCAGGCATGGGGCGGGCGCATCCACGGGGCGAAGTCATTATCGACCTCTGTGATGTAATCTGAGATGAAAGGCATAGCCATGGGACAAGCTGCAACCGTGCTGGGCGCCGCCCTGCTTACAGCCAGTGTGTTGTCCGGAGCGGCGATGGCGCACTCCCCCTCCACCTCTGAAGACCCGGTCGAACGAACCTGCGTGCGCCTGATCAATATCAATGGCTACACCACGCTGGATGATCAGCATCTGTTATTGTCTGGAGGTGCGAGCCGTCATTATCTGGTGACGACGCAGCGATCCTGTTACGGGCTGGAGCATGGCATGCAGGTCGGTCTCAGCTTTCCCGACACCGCCCGCATCTGCAATGCGTCGCTTGAATATCTGGTGGTTCCTGAAGGGGGGCGTTGCCGCATCCAGTCCATCGAAGCGGTGGACGATGTGCAGGCCGCCCGGCGCCTGATCGACGCGCGCGCGGAGCCGTCAGAAGGCGAGAGCCGGTAGAGCGGCGGCCGCTCAGGGGGGGGGCCTCAGTCAGCTGGCCGCTTCCGCAGTCGCGATCACAGCCTCTTCGCTCTCAGCGCCTTCTTCAAGCACGGACAGGCAATCACGCACGAAGCGCTCGCCGTCATGCTCGGTGCCCGTATCCATCCAGGTCCGCCCCAGCGTCAGGGTGTAAAACTCGATGATCGGACTACGCCAGCGATCCACAGTCCGGGCGCGCTCAGGCGCGCCGCGGGCGCCGCGGGCCGCGCTTTCCAGCGCCAGTTCGTAGACATCGCGCAGATAAGACAAGGTCGAAGGCGCATCCGCCAGCAAAGCCAGGCTGCTGGTCGCTGCGGCCTTGACCTGCCGGTCGCCCTCGCGCAAGGCCGCGGCATGCGCGGAATCAGCCCCGGACTGCCCCGGCTCCCGGAGATCGGGCACAAGCTCGATCAACTCGGTCAGCAGGCACAGGCCTTTGCGCAGATCCTGTCGCAGGCGGATGGTCTGGGTCGGTCGGCCATTGAGCTGCATCTGATCGAGATAGATCTGACCCGCCTCCTCCAGCACCCGCTTCAGGGCGCTGCGGTGCGTGGACGCAATGTCGTGACGCGCGCAAATCCGGTCGAGTTCGGAGTCCGAATAAATCGGATCGCTCTCGATAATGACAAACTGTGTCGTCCCGCCTGAACTCAACCGTCCCATATCCGCCTCTTCGAGCTTAGGGATTCGCGTGAAGAAATAATGGTGTCGCAATTCGCCAGAGTCGCAAGACCCCGCGTTAACGATTTGGGCGGAAGCTGTGGAAGACTTCTCTTTTGTTATATTTCACAGAAGCTTGGAAATCATATTTTCCCGCATTTGGAGAAAGTTCTCCGTGTCGCCGCCCATGATGCGCTCTGATGGCGAGCCTTAAGCGGGCGGCGGATGGATGACAGCGGACCGTAGGCCAGCCTATCGTCACGTTTCCAGCGACCAGACAGGCCGGAGTCGCCTCTCATGCCGGAGCCCGCAGCGCCCCACCCCATCGCCCCGGAACAGGCTGAACTCGTCGCCTTTTTGGGCACGCCGGAGGCGCATGGCGGCGCAACGCCCCAGCGCATCGACACGCACTTGTCGCATGTCTTTCTGGGTCCGCAGACCGTCCTGAAGCTCAAACGCGCCCTCACGCTCGACTTTGTGGATTATTCCACGCCTGACCAGCGCCGGACGTATTGCGAGCGGGAGCTGGCCGCCAATACACAATGGGCGCGATCGTTATATCTGGACGCCGCGCCGGTCTGGAAAACACCCGAAGGGTTCCAGATTGGCGGCGACAGGCCCGGCGACGCCCCGGTGGACTGGCTGGTGCGCATGCATCGGTTCGCGGACGAAGACCGGCTCGACAAGCGACTGGCGGCTGGCAGGCTAACCCTGGCGCAGGTCGAGCGCTTCGCCGATGATCTGGCTGCAAATCATGAGCGCGCGCCGATCTCGGACACGTCCAGCCTGTCTCAGAACGTTTCAGGGCTGATTGATCAGGTCGCCGGCGATATGGCGGCGGCTGGCGCAACCCCACTCTTTCGCGAAGCCAGCGAGCGCTGGCATGAACGGGCGAGATCCGCGCTGAGAACACACAGGGGCCTCATTGACGCGCGCGGCCAGACCGGCAAGGTGCGCCAGGTTCACGCCGATCTGCATCTGAAAAATATCTGTGTCTGGCAGGACCGGCTCGTCGGTTATGACGCGCTGGAATTTGACGATGCGCTGAGCACGATCGACGTGCTCTACGACGCCGCCTTCCCGGTCATGGATTTCCTGCACTACAAGGCGGGCTGGGCGGCGAGCGCTTTGCTCACTCGCTATCTCGCCCGGACCCGAGAGTATGACGGCCTGCCCCTGTTTGATCTGTATCTGTCACTGCGCGCCGCCGTGCGCGCCATGGCCAGCGGTCTGGCCGATCAACAGGCCGAGGCCGACGCCTATCTTGATCTGGCGCTTGAGAGTCTCGCCCCCGCGCCCGCACCTCAACTGATCGCTCTGGGCGGCCGTTCAGGGACCGGTAAATCCACCCTCGCCAGCGCCATCGCGCCGACGCTTGGCAAGCGCCCAGGCGCGATCATTTTGCGCAGCGACGTCATCCGCAAGGTGATGGCCGGACAGGCGCCGGAAGACCCCTTGCCGCCCAGCGCCTACACCCCCGAAACCTCGGCCCGCGTCTATGCCGAACTAGTGAGGCAAGCGAAATCCTGCCTCGCTGCAGGCTATGCCTGCATCCTCGATGCGACCTTCCTATCGGAAAAGTCCGAGGCGAACCTGGCGGACATCACCCAGGATTTCGACGGCGAGGTGAAAACGCTCTGGCTGGAGGCGCCGACAGACGTGCTGCGCGCCCGCGTCGCCGCGCGCCGCGGGGATGCGTCCGACGCCGGCGTGGACGTGCTCGAAAAACAATTGCTCGAAGACGAGCCCCAAGGCTGGACCCGCGTCGACGTGTCCGGATCGAGGGATGAGGCGGTCACAGCGCTCAAACAGGCGCTGAGCTAGCAAAGATCAAGGCTCTGCTTCTGGCCATCAAATTT contains these protein-coding regions:
- a CDS encoding response regulator, with the protein product MKPKDAYLALDRMTVAIVDDNAAMRGILRTILNAMGAPRIYEAGDVRAAMDILQHEHVDLLICDWKMKPVDGIALVRWVRDPRKSPCPTLPIMMLTCYAEAERVKVARDAGVTEFMVKPFSPESIYQHISAIFRKPRRFVDSDSFFGPDRRRKIDSHIDAERRGA
- the egtB gene encoding ergothioneine biosynthesis protein EgtB; the protein is MAKDMNAVAFSALRDRYNAVRSQTEALSAAFSAEDLCVQTMPDVSPGKWHLAHVTWFWETFLLSEALPGYQPFDRRFNYLFNSYYEAIGERHARPERGFLTRPGLEEVLAYRTHVDRAVNGWFDQASAEAIETYRTVIETGFAHEEQHQELFLTDIKHVLSRNSFPEAAYARTLDTAPDLIATRPDPVWLTFEGGLAEFGHEGEAFAFDNEGPRHKAWLDPFALASRPVSNAEYLAFIEDEGYGRPEFWLSEGWARMQDEGRTQPFYWRRRDGRWAEFTLHGEQALHPDAPVSHLDYFEASAFASWAGARLPEEREWEQAAQGLAVQTVRWASADGLLHPQPQTSATDLQALFGEVWEWTRSAYSAYPGFAPAAGAIGEYNGKFMCGQFVLRGGSCLTAPDHARTTYRNFFPPDAQWQMTGLRLAKDL
- a CDS encoding DUF2336 domain-containing protein, which gives rise to MTVQTLRARLTRDDIQRLSDATDAEGRALAARKFCARFASVDLSDDERKIGSEVVRLLADDAAELVRRSLSVTLQRSSHLPPDVARKLAQDIDSIAMPVIAGSPVLSDEDLVEIVRTSPSRRQAAVAARSEVSEIVVHEIVEVGDREAVKILASNNGARFDDRGYASALNRFDGDADVLDQFVLRDSLPITITEKLIAHISDSAMQTLVNRHALPAQLAVELAEGARERATVDLVEQAGLSDEPRRFVQQLQLNGRLTPSLILRSLFRGHMSFFEHCMAEMAGVTHEKAWLLVHDAGSLGLETLFKRAGMPERILPVARSAVSAWHSLEIGPNGTPDIVRFRRLLAERILTQFQGVPQAELDYILDRLDADEAELGQMRLSAAS
- a CDS encoding bifunctional aminoglycoside phosphotransferase/ATP-binding protein: MPEPAAPHPIAPEQAELVAFLGTPEAHGGATPQRIDTHLSHVFLGPQTVLKLKRALTLDFVDYSTPDQRRTYCERELAANTQWARSLYLDAAPVWKTPEGFQIGGDRPGDAPVDWLVRMHRFADEDRLDKRLAAGRLTLAQVERFADDLAANHERAPISDTSSLSQNVSGLIDQVAGDMAAAGATPLFREASERWHERARSALRTHRGLIDARGQTGKVRQVHADLHLKNICVWQDRLVGYDALEFDDALSTIDVLYDAAFPVMDFLHYKAGWAASALLTRYLARTREYDGLPLFDLYLSLRAAVRAMASGLADQQAEADAYLDLALESLAPAPAPQLIALGGRSGTGKSTLASAIAPTLGKRPGAIILRSDVIRKVMAGQAPEDPLPPSAYTPETSARVYAELVRQAKSCLAAGYACILDATFLSEKSEANLADITQDFDGEVKTLWLEAPTDVLRARVAARRGDASDAGVDVLEKQLLEDEPQGWTRVDVSGSRDEAVTALKQALS
- a CDS encoding DUF2336 domain-containing protein; translated protein: MLRSTSDPVIASANPPDRAGRKALALTDLCMLRPLPEPVLEEIDRHLTSFLQAAEARVRAQAALKLSQCDWAPLETIRVLAFDAYAVSAPVLLHSECLKEQDLLALAGLGAEQRSALAKRRVISDKLAERISQYRERGCLALLFANLGAQLTATCAEQTADIIKADAMLQSALSRRGSLELDFAQALYEAAGEAVSALLKEVCPEALDHLGEYGTADDEDKLDDLGASLTDELRKIDALNAADVLRATQNGRADISDHAVARLTGLEPADWRQALRRSPVRVSILAARAMAMNIDHAHLFFEALCEQGRAHPLPLDAAKRAVGELYQQYSRDAARQALHRMSADGSIH
- a CDS encoding NAD(P)/FAD-dependent oxidoreductase, with translation MPARSLPENLPERIVIVGGGAMGLASAWALCEKGVRVTVLEAGKAGQGALWASGGMLAAGFETCFELDSDHPLADPYAGLLSQSLQLWRDWAPRLQAASAVALGYDPQGAVTPAFSQADEARLDQAEALAKRFGVTADRISGEALTGLEPALARARGALLFPSDAQLDNRALGSVLSDAIRARGGDIAEGRRVTGLDMTAGRVSGVVLEEGERLAADAVVLATGAERFADMPSFAQIKPVKGQMIRFDATDLQVPQRVVRGLSIYLAAKSGGRLIAGASSEPGQAGLGTDPDTLERLTKAAQAAIPALQGHMVVESWAGLRPCSSDAMPIVGEARPGLYLALGAYRNGVLTAPGMAELVVQALGASSRSDGADFFSPGRSGLKA
- a CDS encoding DUF6491 family protein; its protein translation is MGQAATVLGAALLTASVLSGAAMAHSPSTSEDPVERTCVRLININGYTTLDDQHLLLSGGASRHYLVTTQRSCYGLEHGMQVGLSFPDTARICNASLEYLVVPEGGRCRIQSIEAVDDVQAARRLIDARAEPSEGESR
- a CDS encoding NAD kinase produces the protein MRLAYHASDRDDAQAAKAELINRYGESELLDADVLIALGGDGVMLDALHSVMGRKIPVFGMNFGSVGFLMNEPCVEDLIARLEQAERAEIHPLRAIVRDTQGQTFEALAINEVSLLRETRQTAKIRVSIDGKTRLEELAADGVLVATPAGSTAYNFSAHGPILPLDATLLALTPISAFRPRRWRGALLRQSSMVRFDVLEPRKRPVAVVADNKEFRDAETVTICQAPGHTLTMLFDKGRALDERILLEQFAT